One Rissa tridactyla isolate bRisTri1 chromosome 1, bRisTri1.patW.cur.20221130, whole genome shotgun sequence DNA segment encodes these proteins:
- the OPTN gene encoding optineurin isoform X2, protein MSSKLKSRPAENGERARSKMENGTDSMAAPALSTYTPEEMVQQMKELITENNELKEAMKVHNQAMKDRYEELSIWREKQKEEREFYELKFKEAKQCLLAKCIENEQLQQQLQSLKEREEGAETEGGMAPEKEVRQLKSQVQRLQAEKADLLAIISELQVKLNISSAEDSFVEIGMSEGEISRTAKEHQEPSGEMTSNVAVYMSKAVDDSKNLESEELTVSQLLCCLRNETQKREKLEKELQDHKERLSKLEKENSNCLESGTQTEQEEEEGSEAVGSEVETLNLQVCALFKELQEAHEKLKEAELIQKKLQEKCQVLERKSLAAASELEEKQQLIYTIKKLELQVESMQAEVKLEQAKTHEEKARCSSLQDAYSKLLSELTEATKTIDEMKLKELDRVDKVVVEQLNAKVELAEQALAAKQLQIDEMKQIIAKQEEDLETMTVLRAQMEVYCSDFHAERAAREKIHEEKEQLAVQLAYLLKEQQNLEDLGRNSLAEMQNRHGARAPDQERSPRLVQRGTGGQDWREQQNISMYSCPKCEEILPDLDTLQIHVMDCIN, encoded by the exons ATGTCCAGCAAGTTGAAGAGCCGTCCTGCTGAAAATGGAGAGCGTGCCAGGAGTAAAATGGAAAACGGAACAGACAGCATGGCTGCTCCTGCCCTTAGTACCTACACCCCAGAAGAGATGGTACAACAGATGAAAGAACTGATCACTGAGAACAATGAGTTAAAAG AAGCCATGAAGGTGCATAACCAAGCTATGAAGGACCGATACGAGGAACTTTCCATCTGGcgagagaagcagaaagaagagcGAGAATTCTACGAGCTAAAGTTTAAGGAGGCTAAGCAGTGCTTGCTAGCCAAGTGCATTGAAAATGAACAGCTACAGCAACAACTTCAGAGcttaaaggaaagagaagaaggagcTGAAACG GAGGGAGGTATGGCTCCTGAGAAGGAAGTGAGGCAACTGAAATCCCAGGTGCAGCGGCTCCAGGCTGAGAAGGCAGATCTGCTAGCCATCATTTCAGAACTGCAGGTCAAGCTGAACATCTCTTCAGCAGAGGATTCCTTTGTGGAGATCGGGATGAGT gaagGAGAAATAAGTAGAACTGCAAAGGAACATCAAGAGCCTAGTGGTGAAATGACCAGTAACGTTGCTGTCTACAT GAGCAAAGCTGTAGATGACTCGAAGAATTTGGAGTCTGAGGAGCTAACTGTGagccagctgctctgctgccttaGAAATGAAACtcagaagagggaaaaactggagaaggagctgcaggaTCACAAAGAGAG GCTGtcaaagctggagaaggaaaacagcaacTGTCTGGAGAGTGGGACACAAACTGaacaggaagaagaggaaggttCAGAGGCT gTTGGCAGTGAAGTAGAAACCCTGAATTTGCAAGTTTGTGCTCTGTTTAAAGAGCTTCAGGAAGCCCATGAGAAGTTAAAAGAAGCAGAATTGATTCAGAAGAAGCTTCAAGAAAA ATGCCaagtactggaaagaaaaagcttggCGGCTGCGTCAGAattggaggagaagcagcagctaataTACACCATCAAGAAGCTGGAACTTCAGGTGGAGAGCATGCAGGCAGAGGTCAAGCTGGAACAAGCCAAGACACATGAAGAAAA GGCAAGATGTAGTAGCCTGCAGGATGCGTATAGCAAACTCCTTTCTGAACTCACTGAGGCAACGAAAACAATCGATGAAATGAAACTCAAAGAG CTGGACAGAGTGGATAAAGTTGTGGTGGAACAACTGAATGCAAAGGTGGAGTTGGCAGAACAAGCCCTTGCTGCAAAGCAGCTCCAGATAGATGAAATGAAGCAGATTATTGCTAAGCAAGAGGAGGACCTGGAAACCATGACTGTGCTCCGTGCTCAG ATGGAGGTCTATTGTTCTGACTTCCATGCTGAGCGGGCAGCAAGAGAGAAGATCCATGAGGAGAAGGAGCAGTTGGCTGTCCAGCTGGCATATCTGCTAAAAGAGCAGCAAAACCTTGAAGATCTTGGCCG aaaCTCTTTGGCGGAGATGCAGAATCGCCACGGAGCCAGGGCACCAGATCAGGAACGCTCACCTCGCCTTGTCCAAAGAG GAACTGGTGGTCAAGACTGGCGAGAGCAGCAGAATATCTCAATGTATTCATGTCCCAAATGTGAAGAAATTCTACCTGATTTGGACACACTGCAGATTCATGTTATGGACTGCATTAATTGA
- the OPTN gene encoding optineurin isoform X1 has protein sequence MSSKLKSRPAENGERARSKMENGTDSMAAPALSTYTPEEMVQQMKELITENNELKEAMKVHNQAMKDRYEELSIWREKQKEEREFYELKFKEAKQCLLAKCIENEQLQQQLQSLKEREEGAETEGGMAPEKEVRQLKSQVQRLQAEKADLLAIISELQVKLNISSAEDSFVEIGMSEGEISRTAKEHQEPSGEMTSNVAVYIRSKAVDDSKNLESEELTVSQLLCCLRNETQKREKLEKELQDHKERLSKLEKENSNCLESGTQTEQEEEEGSEAVGSEVETLNLQVCALFKELQEAHEKLKEAELIQKKLQEKCQVLERKSLAAASELEEKQQLIYTIKKLELQVESMQAEVKLEQAKTHEEKARCSSLQDAYSKLLSELTEATKTIDEMKLKELDRVDKVVVEQLNAKVELAEQALAAKQLQIDEMKQIIAKQEEDLETMTVLRAQMEVYCSDFHAERAAREKIHEEKEQLAVQLAYLLKEQQNLEDLGRNSLAEMQNRHGARAPDQERSPRLVQRGTGGQDWREQQNISMYSCPKCEEILPDLDTLQIHVMDCIN, from the exons ATGTCCAGCAAGTTGAAGAGCCGTCCTGCTGAAAATGGAGAGCGTGCCAGGAGTAAAATGGAAAACGGAACAGACAGCATGGCTGCTCCTGCCCTTAGTACCTACACCCCAGAAGAGATGGTACAACAGATGAAAGAACTGATCACTGAGAACAATGAGTTAAAAG AAGCCATGAAGGTGCATAACCAAGCTATGAAGGACCGATACGAGGAACTTTCCATCTGGcgagagaagcagaaagaagagcGAGAATTCTACGAGCTAAAGTTTAAGGAGGCTAAGCAGTGCTTGCTAGCCAAGTGCATTGAAAATGAACAGCTACAGCAACAACTTCAGAGcttaaaggaaagagaagaaggagcTGAAACG GAGGGAGGTATGGCTCCTGAGAAGGAAGTGAGGCAACTGAAATCCCAGGTGCAGCGGCTCCAGGCTGAGAAGGCAGATCTGCTAGCCATCATTTCAGAACTGCAGGTCAAGCTGAACATCTCTTCAGCAGAGGATTCCTTTGTGGAGATCGGGATGAGT gaagGAGAAATAAGTAGAACTGCAAAGGAACATCAAGAGCCTAGTGGTGAAATGACCAGTAACGTTGCTGTCTACAT CAGGAGCAAAGCTGTAGATGACTCGAAGAATTTGGAGTCTGAGGAGCTAACTGTGagccagctgctctgctgccttaGAAATGAAACtcagaagagggaaaaactggagaaggagctgcaggaTCACAAAGAGAG GCTGtcaaagctggagaaggaaaacagcaacTGTCTGGAGAGTGGGACACAAACTGaacaggaagaagaggaaggttCAGAGGCT gTTGGCAGTGAAGTAGAAACCCTGAATTTGCAAGTTTGTGCTCTGTTTAAAGAGCTTCAGGAAGCCCATGAGAAGTTAAAAGAAGCAGAATTGATTCAGAAGAAGCTTCAAGAAAA ATGCCaagtactggaaagaaaaagcttggCGGCTGCGTCAGAattggaggagaagcagcagctaataTACACCATCAAGAAGCTGGAACTTCAGGTGGAGAGCATGCAGGCAGAGGTCAAGCTGGAACAAGCCAAGACACATGAAGAAAA GGCAAGATGTAGTAGCCTGCAGGATGCGTATAGCAAACTCCTTTCTGAACTCACTGAGGCAACGAAAACAATCGATGAAATGAAACTCAAAGAG CTGGACAGAGTGGATAAAGTTGTGGTGGAACAACTGAATGCAAAGGTGGAGTTGGCAGAACAAGCCCTTGCTGCAAAGCAGCTCCAGATAGATGAAATGAAGCAGATTATTGCTAAGCAAGAGGAGGACCTGGAAACCATGACTGTGCTCCGTGCTCAG ATGGAGGTCTATTGTTCTGACTTCCATGCTGAGCGGGCAGCAAGAGAGAAGATCCATGAGGAGAAGGAGCAGTTGGCTGTCCAGCTGGCATATCTGCTAAAAGAGCAGCAAAACCTTGAAGATCTTGGCCG aaaCTCTTTGGCGGAGATGCAGAATCGCCACGGAGCCAGGGCACCAGATCAGGAACGCTCACCTCGCCTTGTCCAAAGAG GAACTGGTGGTCAAGACTGGCGAGAGCAGCAGAATATCTCAATGTATTCATGTCCCAAATGTGAAGAAATTCTACCTGATTTGGACACACTGCAGATTCATGTTATGGACTGCATTAATTGA